DNA sequence from the Deinococcus budaensis genome:
TGGATGTCCACGATGCGGTGCAGGTCGGCCGGGGTCAACGCGTCGAAGACGATAATGTCGTCCACCCGGTTGAGGAACTCGGGCCGGAACTCGCCGCGCAGCTCCTCCAGCACGGCGTCGCGGATGGCCTCCGGCTCCTCCCCCCGGTGCTGCATCTCCAGGATCAGCGGCGAGCCGATGTTGCTCGTCAGGATGATCAGGGTGTTGCGGAAGTCCACCGTGCGGCCCTGACCGTCGGTGAGGCGCCCGTCGTCCAGGACTTGCAGCAGCACGTTGAACACGTCGGGGTGCGCCTTTTCGATCTCGTCGAGCAGCAGCACCGCGTAGGGGCGGCGCCGGACGGCCTCGGTGAGCTGCCCGCCCTCCTCGTAACCCACGTAGCCGGGAGGCGCCCCGATCAAGCGGGCCACGGTGTGCTTCTCCATGTACTCGGACATGTCGAGCCGCACCATCGCGTCCGCCGAGTCGAAGAGGAACTCGGCCAGGGCCTTGGCCAGCTCGGTCTTGCCCACGCCGGTCGGTCCCAGGAACATGAACGATCCCAGGGGCCGGTTGGGGTCGTTGAGGCCCGCCCGCGCCCGGCGGATGGTGTCGGCCACGCTCACGATGGCGCGGTCCTGCCCGATCACCCGGCGGTGCAGCTGCTCTTCGAGGTGCAGCAGCTTCTCGCGCTCGCCCTCCATCAATTTGCTCACCGGAATGCCGGTCCAGCGGCTCACCACGGCGGCAATGTCCTCCTCGGTCACCTCCATGTGCGCGAACTCGGCACCCTTGAGCTTGCGCTCCAGCTCCTGTACCTCGCGCTCCAGTTGCGGCAGGGTACCGTATTCCAGCTCGGCGGCTTTCTGGAGGTCGTAGTCGCGCCGCGCTCGCTCGATATCGGTGCGGACCTGGTCGAGCGCCTCGCGCTTCTCGCGCAGCTGCTGCACCTCGCCGCGCTCGGCTTCCCAGCGGCTGCGGACCTCGGCCAGCTCGTCCGTGACGGCCTTGAGGGACTCCTCGAGGTCCAGCAGGCGGTTTTGCGAGTCCTGGTCCTTCTCGCGCCTGAGGGCCTCGCGCTCGATCTCCAGTTGCAGCTTGCGGCGCGCCAGCTGGTCGATGCGCTCGGGGCTGGACTCCAGCGCCATGCGCAGCCGGGCCGCCGACTCGTCGATCAGGTCGATGGCCTTGTCGGGGAGCTGGCGGTCGGAGATGTAGCGGTGCGAGAGCTGCGCGGCGGCCACCAGCGCGGGGTCGGTGATCTCCACGTTGTGGTGGACCTGATAGCGCTCCTTGATGCCGCGCAGGATCGAGATGGTGTCCTCCACGCTGGGTTCGTCCACAAAGACGGGCTGGAAGCGCCGCTCCAGCGCCGGGTCCTTTTCGATCTCGCGGTACTCGTCGAGCGTCGTGGCGCCGATCAGGTGCAGCTCGCCGCGTGCCAGCGCGGGCTTGAGCATGTTGCCCGCGTCGGGGCTGCCCTCGGTCTTGCCCGCGCCCACGATGGTGTGAATCTCGTCCACGAAGAGGATCACTTCACCCTGGGACGCCACCACCTCGTCGATCACGCCCTTGAGGCGCTCCTCGAACTCGCCCCGGAACTTCGCCCCGGCCAGCAGGCTGCCCATCTCCAGCGAGACGATGCGCTTGTCCCTCAGGCCCTCGGGCACGTCGCCCTGCACCACCCGGATGGCGAGGCCCTCCGCGATGGCGGTTTTGCCCACGCCGGGTTCACCGATCAATACGGGGTTGTTCTTGGTGCGGCGCAGCAGAATCTGCATCGCGCGGCGAATCTCCTCGTCGCGGCCGATCACCGGGTCGAATTTGCCGTCGCGGGCGCGCTGGGTGAGGTCGGTGCCGTACTTGTTCAGCGCGTCGAATTGCTGCTCGGAAGTCTTGCTCGTCACGGTCTTTCCTTTCCGCGCCTCAGAGACGGCCTGGCGCAGGGCCTGTTCGGGGGGCAATCCCACCGTGCGGCTCTCGCCGCGCAGGGCGAGCAGCAGCGCGTCGGCGGCGATAAAGGCGTCGCCCAGGGCTTTGGCTTCCTGCTCGGCTTTCTGGAACGCGCGGTTCAGCGCCGGGTCGAGATAGAGGTTCTCGCCTGCGCCCTGCACGCGCGGGAGCTTGCCCAGCTCGGCGTCGAGCGCGGCGCGGATCACGTTCAGGTCGCCCCCGGCAGCGGTCAGGGCACGCGCGGCGGTGTCGTTGTCGGTCAAGGCGCGCAGCACGTGCGCGACGGTCAGGTTCTGCTGCTGGTTCGCCTGGGCCAGCTGTTGGGCGCTGGCGATGGCCTGCGTGGCAGCCTCGGTGAAACGTTCGGGATTCAAGGCAGTTTCCTCCTCAAGTGCTCCCATTTTGAAACTTGAGTGCGGTTATGTCAAGTTTGTGGAGTCTTGAATAAGGTAGCCGTTGCCCTGCCCTACCGCCTTGGGGGAAGGAAGCGGCCCCCCTCAGCCTGGGTCAGCACGCCGCCGACGAACTCGCCCATGCCTTCGGCGGTGAGGGCCTGACCTCCCAGGGTGCCCGCGCCGCGCACCGGCCCCTCCCAGTAGGCGACCGAGGTGGTCTTGGAGAGCAGCTCCTGCTCGTCGCGCACGGCCTCCAGCGCCAGGCGCAGGTCGGGCGCGGTCACGTCCCAGGTCAGCACGTACTCGCGCCCGCTGGGACTGCGCCACACCCGGCCCGGGGTCATGGTGACGCCCGGCACCTCCCGCGCCACACCGTCCACCCCGACGCGCGAGGCCGCGACCTGCACCACCTGCCCCGCCGCGTCTCGCACCCGGTAGAGCATCAGGTCCGAGCCGTCCGAGAGGTGCAGCCCGAACCAGTCCCAGCGCGCCTGGGCGCCGGGCTGCTGGTCACCCCACTGGTGGTCGAGCCAGGCCTGACCCTGGGCGGGGCGCCGCTCGCCGCCGGGCAGCTCGACCGTGCCGCCCACGTCCAACCGGGTCACGCTCTGGTAGTACAGCCGCCCGACCTCCGGAGTGCCCGAGTACCCGGGCGGGTGGACCACCGGGCCTTTGCGCG
Encoded proteins:
- the clpB gene encoding ATP-dependent chaperone ClpB, whose translation is MNPERFTEAATQAIASAQQLAQANQQQNLTVAHVLRALTDNDTAARALTAAGGDLNVIRAALDAELGKLPRVQGAGENLYLDPALNRAFQKAEQEAKALGDAFIAADALLLALRGESRTVGLPPEQALRQAVSEARKGKTVTSKTSEQQFDALNKYGTDLTQRARDGKFDPVIGRDEEIRRAMQILLRRTKNNPVLIGEPGVGKTAIAEGLAIRVVQGDVPEGLRDKRIVSLEMGSLLAGAKFRGEFEERLKGVIDEVVASQGEVILFVDEIHTIVGAGKTEGSPDAGNMLKPALARGELHLIGATTLDEYREIEKDPALERRFQPVFVDEPSVEDTISILRGIKERYQVHHNVEITDPALVAAAQLSHRYISDRQLPDKAIDLIDESAARLRMALESSPERIDQLARRKLQLEIEREALRREKDQDSQNRLLDLEESLKAVTDELAEVRSRWEAERGEVQQLREKREALDQVRTDIERARRDYDLQKAAELEYGTLPQLEREVQELERKLKGAEFAHMEVTEEDIAAVVSRWTGIPVSKLMEGEREKLLHLEEQLHRRVIGQDRAIVSVADTIRRARAGLNDPNRPLGSFMFLGPTGVGKTELAKALAEFLFDSADAMVRLDMSEYMEKHTVARLIGAPPGYVGYEEGGQLTEAVRRRPYAVLLLDEIEKAHPDVFNVLLQVLDDGRLTDGQGRTVDFRNTLIILTSNIGSPLILEMQHRGEEPEAIRDAVLEELRGEFRPEFLNRVDDIIVFDALTPADLHRIVDIQISGLRRRLAERRVTLHLTDAAKDRLAQIGYDPAFGARPLKRAIAREIETPLAREILAGRVTDGSSLTVDYTGQGFTFEAGVLN
- a CDS encoding lipocalin family protein, translated to MRPLRVGAASVLAALVLSSCLPAPQAFDPARLPEARDLGAKNAPMEWWYVSGYLPGSGLAFHWAQFKVNYRGIPYHAGHVAITDLKTGRLTFIENDAQDARFRFPPLRVEQGGWRLRQGAATYTLRAGPLNLTLTPRKGPVVHPPGYSGTPEVGRLYYQSVTRLDVGGTVELPGGERRPAQGQAWLDHQWGDQQPGAQARWDWFGLHLSDGSDLMLYRVRDAAGQVVQVAASRVGVDGVAREVPGVTMTPGRVWRSPSGREYVLTWDVTAPDLRLALEAVRDEQELLSKTTSVAYWEGPVRGAGTLGGQALTAEGMGEFVGGVLTQAEGGRFLPPRR